In one Robbsia betulipollinis genomic region, the following are encoded:
- a CDS encoding polysaccharide biosynthesis tyrosine autokinase produces the protein MNTPANIRTQAAAGSEDDGLVLGDLIRLLFDKIWWVLGIAAAVVLAALAYVTIATPIYSANALIQVEQPDSNSSPLASSTALSSFSGTLPTASEIEVIQSRDVLGPVVDQYKMAFSISPQRFPILGSIAAHFARPGQLSRPWLGMNSYAWGGEIADISSIVVPQALESQKLTLVALGDGRYALQDPEGRRLVEGIVGQPAQSGGVQITVNRLVANAGTRFNVVRWNQLDAIQGFGSSVKVGEQGKQTGIIAVSMNGTDPARTAELTNAVADSYLSQHLEMKQEEASRMLTFLNGELPRLKGQLESAEARLSAYQQKSGSFQPSTEAGIYLQGSIEYERQLTALRLQETELLQKFTPDHPMVQAIQRQIGQIAASKSSFDARFRGMPVNEANALSLQRDAKVSQDIYELLLNKVQELSLTRAGTVGNVRILDRALRPAEPIKPKKSLIMIASVFLGLILGSLFVFARRQLTLGIEDPDVIENHLGLPILGAISLNAAQVRWDSSYRRDRHGRREILAKSFPKDPSVEALRSFRTSLQFAVSDARNNILSMSGPVPGTGKSFISVNLATLLAEAGKRVLLIDGDMRRGHLNEYFGITRAPGLSEMLQRTLLPSQVINQTDVPGLHTIWTGAIPENPAELLELPETRGLFESLGRDYDMVIIDTPPVLAVTDATIIGSIAGSSFLVLRSGIHSEREIALAIRKISQSGTRIVGGIFNAMPMRKAKHGKFTGGGHNYVYSYESEKN, from the coding sequence TTGAACACCCCAGCTAATATACGTACACAAGCGGCCGCGGGCAGCGAAGACGATGGCCTGGTATTGGGCGACCTGATCCGGCTGCTCTTCGACAAGATCTGGTGGGTGCTCGGCATCGCCGCGGCCGTGGTGCTGGCGGCGCTCGCCTATGTGACGATCGCGACGCCGATCTATTCGGCGAACGCCCTCATCCAGGTCGAGCAGCCGGACTCCAACTCGTCGCCCCTGGCGTCCTCGACCGCTCTGAGTTCGTTCTCCGGTACGCTGCCCACCGCGTCGGAAATCGAAGTCATCCAGAGCCGCGACGTCCTCGGACCGGTGGTCGACCAGTACAAGATGGCGTTTTCGATCAGCCCGCAACGGTTTCCGATTCTGGGGTCGATCGCCGCGCATTTCGCGCGTCCGGGACAGCTTTCCCGGCCCTGGCTGGGCATGAACAGCTATGCCTGGGGTGGCGAGATCGCGGATATCTCGAGTATCGTGGTGCCGCAGGCGCTTGAAAGCCAAAAGCTAACACTGGTGGCCCTAGGTGATGGCCGCTATGCGTTGCAGGACCCGGAAGGTCGTCGTCTGGTGGAGGGTATTGTCGGGCAACCGGCGCAGAGCGGTGGCGTGCAGATCACGGTGAATCGTTTGGTCGCAAATGCCGGTACGCGTTTCAACGTGGTTCGCTGGAATCAGTTGGATGCCATCCAGGGCTTTGGCTCAAGTGTGAAGGTTGGCGAGCAGGGCAAGCAGACCGGAATCATCGCGGTATCGATGAATGGCACCGATCCCGCGCGTACCGCCGAGCTGACCAACGCAGTGGCCGACTCCTACCTTAGCCAGCATCTGGAAATGAAGCAGGAGGAAGCCAGCCGGATGCTTACCTTCCTGAATGGCGAGCTGCCGCGTTTGAAAGGCCAGCTCGAAAGCGCCGAAGCACGTCTGAGCGCCTATCAGCAGAAGTCCGGCAGTTTCCAGCCGTCGACGGAAGCCGGCATCTATCTGCAGGGCTCGATCGAATACGAGCGCCAGCTCACGGCGCTGCGGCTGCAGGAAACCGAATTGCTGCAGAAGTTCACGCCCGATCATCCGATGGTCCAGGCGATTCAGCGTCAGATCGGTCAAATAGCGGCATCGAAGAGTTCATTCGATGCACGTTTCCGCGGCATGCCCGTCAATGAAGCCAATGCATTGAGTCTGCAGCGCGATGCCAAAGTGTCGCAGGACATTTATGAGTTGCTGCTGAACAAAGTGCAGGAACTGTCGCTGACCCGCGCCGGCACGGTGGGCAACGTACGGATTCTGGATCGTGCATTGCGTCCCGCCGAACCGATCAAGCCGAAGAAGAGCCTGATCATGATCGCCTCGGTTTTCCTGGGGCTGATTCTCGGATCGCTGTTCGTGTTCGCGCGTCGCCAATTGACGCTCGGTATCGAAGATCCGGACGTAATCGAAAACCACCTGGGTTTGCCGATACTGGGTGCGATTTCGCTGAATGCCGCACAGGTGCGCTGGGATAGTTCGTACCGTCGCGACAGGCACGGCCGTCGTGAAATTCTGGCAAAGTCCTTCCCGAAGGACCCTTCGGTCGAAGCGTTGCGCAGCTTCCGTACATCCTTGCAGTTTGCGGTCAGCGACGCGCGGAACAACATCCTGTCGATGTCAGGCCCCGTGCCGGGGACCGGCAAGAGCTTCATTTCCGTCAACCTTGCCACGCTGTTGGCGGAAGCCGGCAAGCGGGTGTTGTTGATCGATGGCGATATGCGCCGTGGGCATCTCAACGAGTATTTCGGGATCACGCGGGCACCGGGTCTTTCGGAAATGCTGCAACGCACGCTGTTGCCGTCGCAGGTGATCAATCAGACCGATGTGCCTGGACTGCATACGATCTGGACGGGAGCGATTCCGGAAAATCCGGCGGAGCTGCTCGAACTGCCGGAAACTCGCGGATTGTTCGAAAGCCTGGGGCGCGACTATGACATGGTGATCATCGATACGCCGCCCGTCCTGGCGGTGACCGATGCGACCATCATCGGCAGCATCGCGGGGAGCTCCTTCCTGGTGCTGCGTTCAGGGATTCACTCCGAGCGTGAGATTGCGCTGGCAATCCGGAAGATTTCGCAGTCGGGAACGCGCATTGTTGGCGGTATCTTCAATGCCATGCCGATGCGTAAGGCGAAGCATGGGAAATTCACGGGTGGCGGACATAACTATGTGTATAGCTATGAATCGGAGAAGAACTGA
- a CDS encoding YjbH domain-containing protein, translating to MQNRGARGQGAGYLFSCLLLCGIPVEAWSQVSATVEQSTSLGDWLVSHHVEQASSAAKAPLYSHALMWSRPLDRSLQEASWRSLLTQIRYRPARPAIAPASREGLYQLIASRQPTGRLPVKSGDGAWLQANPSLDPVLAAGDTIHIPVRPETVTVIQEDGRLCRVPYRPEAEAAYYVSACNPGVKADLAWVAQPDGTLDKFRTGAWNRQAQTAVAPGAWIWAPARNSGWPERVSDRIGEFFATQAPSGLETNDSVASAPNVAPPALAAAAPLATRRAQDLAITTNDWGNEGLLQTPSARMGTAGEASISMTNVNPYTRVNVMLHPLDWFEFGFRYTDISNQAYGPASLSGSQSYKDKSIDLKVRLLQESAYVPQFALGMVDIGGTGLFSGEYLVASKRTGGFDWSLGLGWGYVGERGNIGNPLQIFSDKFRTRPSGNGSDEAGGTGKSYFRGPMSVFGGVQYQLSNVPLVFKLEYDGNDYKHEPFDYDAHAKLPINLGVVYRFNKNLDFSAGFERGNRAMLGVTLHGDLSRLGTQKVSDPARLPLAVPRPAPDAPSPDWSKTVADLKAQTHWTVLDIGRHGHILTVSFDSPDAFYRKDLLDRIATVLHRDAPADIDTFRVVTVVQGQTMRAYTILRTPWVASKTQAIPVTDRQTTVIAGAPPSRAQLEAEPKLYDKPFERFFYSIGPGYSQTLGGPNGFVLYAVSATANMALRLRQDTWIAGELSYRLLDNYSHFTYTADSNLPRVRTYLREYMTTSRFTIPYLQATHVGKLGTDQYYSVYGGLLEPMFSGVGAEWLYRPSNSPLAVGVDVNQVWQRAFNEDFDLRNYRTFTGHLTVYWDTGWNNVLVKLSGGQYLAKDRGATLDVSRQFQNGVSIGAYATKTNVSSATFGEGSFDKGIYVQIPFDAIMGRSIGGLANLAWQPLTRDGGAKLQRQFPLYDLTDDRSPKSLWYQPGADANVDADKR from the coding sequence ATGCAAAATCGGGGGGCGCGTGGTCAAGGCGCGGGTTATCTGTTTTCGTGTTTGCTGTTGTGTGGCATTCCCGTCGAGGCATGGTCGCAGGTTTCGGCGACCGTCGAGCAGTCCACCTCGTTGGGCGACTGGCTCGTGAGCCATCATGTCGAACAAGCGTCGAGCGCTGCCAAAGCGCCGCTGTATTCGCACGCCCTGATGTGGTCGCGTCCCCTGGACCGGTCGTTGCAGGAAGCAAGCTGGCGCTCGTTGCTGACGCAGATCCGTTATCGTCCGGCGCGGCCCGCAATCGCGCCCGCCAGTCGCGAGGGTCTATATCAGCTGATCGCGTCGCGGCAACCCACCGGACGTCTGCCGGTCAAGAGCGGCGACGGCGCCTGGCTGCAGGCGAATCCGTCGCTCGACCCGGTACTGGCTGCCGGCGACACGATCCATATCCCCGTGCGGCCCGAGACGGTCACGGTCATTCAGGAAGACGGACGCCTGTGCCGGGTGCCCTATCGGCCGGAAGCCGAAGCCGCCTATTACGTCAGCGCGTGTAATCCGGGCGTGAAGGCGGATCTGGCATGGGTGGCCCAGCCCGACGGGACGCTGGACAAGTTCAGGACGGGCGCGTGGAATCGCCAGGCGCAGACGGCGGTCGCGCCCGGCGCCTGGATCTGGGCGCCGGCCCGCAACAGTGGCTGGCCGGAGCGCGTGTCGGATCGCATCGGAGAATTCTTCGCGACCCAGGCCCCTTCCGGGCTGGAGACAAACGATTCGGTCGCGAGCGCGCCGAACGTGGCCCCGCCTGCGTTGGCGGCCGCCGCGCCGCTGGCCACGCGCCGCGCCCAGGATCTGGCCATTACGACCAACGATTGGGGCAACGAAGGTCTGCTGCAAACGCCGTCCGCACGCATGGGCACGGCCGGCGAGGCGTCGATCAGCATGACGAACGTGAACCCGTATACGCGCGTCAACGTCATGCTGCATCCGCTCGACTGGTTCGAGTTCGGTTTCCGCTATACCGATATCAGCAACCAGGCCTACGGCCCGGCCTCGTTGAGCGGCAGCCAGAGCTACAAGGACAAGAGCATCGACCTGAAAGTGCGCCTGCTGCAGGAGTCCGCCTACGTGCCGCAGTTCGCGCTGGGCATGGTCGACATCGGTGGAACGGGTCTTTTCTCCGGCGAGTACCTGGTCGCGAGCAAGCGCACCGGTGGATTCGACTGGTCGCTGGGTCTGGGCTGGGGGTACGTCGGGGAGCGCGGCAACATCGGCAACCCCTTGCAGATCTTCAGCGACAAGTTCCGCACGCGGCCTTCGGGCAACGGCTCGGATGAGGCGGGCGGCACGGGCAAGTCGTACTTCCGCGGACCGATGTCGGTCTTCGGCGGCGTGCAGTATCAGTTGTCGAACGTACCGCTGGTCTTCAAGCTCGAATACGACGGCAACGATTACAAGCACGAGCCGTTCGATTACGACGCGCATGCGAAACTGCCCATCAATCTGGGCGTCGTGTACCGGTTCAACAAGAATCTCGATTTCAGCGCCGGCTTCGAGCGCGGCAACCGGGCGATGCTGGGCGTGACGCTGCATGGCGACCTGTCCCGGCTGGGCACGCAGAAGGTCAGCGATCCCGCGCGCCTGCCGCTCGCCGTGCCGCGTCCGGCGCCCGACGCGCCGTCGCCGGACTGGAGCAAGACCGTCGCCGACCTGAAGGCGCAGACCCATTGGACGGTGCTGGACATCGGCCGCCACGGCCATATCCTGACGGTGTCGTTCGACAGTCCCGACGCGTTCTACCGCAAGGACCTGCTCGATCGCATCGCCACGGTCCTGCATCGCGACGCGCCGGCCGACATCGACACCTTCCGGGTGGTCACGGTCGTGCAGGGGCAGACCATGCGCGCCTACACGATCCTGCGTACCCCCTGGGTGGCCAGCAAGACGCAGGCGATTCCGGTCACCGACCGTCAAACCACGGTCATCGCGGGCGCGCCGCCGTCGCGCGCGCAACTCGAAGCGGAACCGAAGCTGTACGACAAACCCTTTGAGCGGTTTTTCTATTCGATCGGCCCCGGGTATTCGCAGACGCTCGGCGGCCCGAACGGCTTCGTGCTGTACGCCGTATCGGCGACCGCCAACATGGCGCTGCGTCTGCGGCAGGATACCTGGATCGCGGGTGAGCTGAGCTACCGCCTCCTCGACAACTACAGCCACTTCACCTATACCGCGGACAGCAATCTGCCGCGGGTGCGCACGTACCTGCGCGAGTATATGACCACGTCGCGCTTCACGATTCCCTACCTGCAGGCCACGCATGTCGGCAAACTGGGTACCGACCAGTACTACAGCGTCTACGGCGGCCTGCTCGAGCCGATGTTCTCGGGCGTGGGTGCGGAATGGCTGTATCGCCCGTCGAACAGTCCACTGGCCGTGGGCGTGGACGTGAACCAGGTATGGCAGCGCGCTTTCAACGAAGATTTCGATTTGCGTAATTACCGGACCTTCACCGGCCATCTGACCGTTTATTGGGATACTGGCTGGAACAACGTACTCGTCAAGCTGAGCGGCGGCCAGTATCTGGCGAAAGACCGGGGCGCCACGCTCGATGTATCGCGGCAATTCCAGAACGGCGTGTCGATCGGCGCCTACGCCACCAAGACGAACGTTTCGTCGGCCACGTTCGGCGAAGGCAGTTTCGACAAGGGTATTTATGTCCAGATCCCGTTTGATGCCATCATGGGCCGTTCGATCGGCGGCCTGGCGAATCTCGCCTGGCAGCCGCTCACGCGTGACGGTGGCGCCAAGCTTCAGCGCCAGTTCCCGCTGTACGACCTGACCGATGACCGCAGTCCGAAAAGCCTCTGGTACCAACCGGGCGCGGATGCCAACGTGGATGCCGACAAGCGATGA
- a CDS encoding O-antigen ligase family protein, which yields MTPQITHFSVDARKPDAKGFWWPIIGLVVVTFLLLLAHQSSLLQLAYPAMTFVIAIYFYIKYPVQFIGYIWWIFFWTPEVRRFSDFVQGGFTEVSLIMTAPLLVSAPLAFTMLRRIRYLGTRPGLPMLLILVALAYGYIVGILNVGFAAATFGLSSWVTPVMVGFYLAVSWRQYPEYRRCVMRTFTIGIAACAGYAIIQYVFMPPWDALWLIGSGMTSSMGQPLPFAVRAFGPLNSVGPFATIILAGVLSATVAEGNRGRVFTALLGIVALGLSFVRSAWGALIVAMLYQMLFFDNKTRIRVVIGALIVVAATIPVFMSSNISENFQKRVDTLTDLQNDTSFSERSSFYQTFLDTALTNVAGAGLGATGTGGKLSDDANAQDHVNFDSGLMEIPFVLGWPGTLLYVFGISWLMIRGAMSAIRQRSDRFVIAWFSIAIAIISELIFFNQLISSPGQLALMGMVLPIMALRYTKYQNSILEKNRIDNSQVLP from the coding sequence ATGACGCCTCAGATCACGCATTTCTCCGTCGACGCACGAAAACCGGATGCCAAGGGATTTTGGTGGCCCATCATCGGGCTGGTCGTCGTCACGTTCCTGCTTCTGTTGGCGCATCAGTCTTCCCTGCTGCAGCTAGCATACCCGGCGATGACTTTTGTCATCGCCATTTATTTCTATATCAAGTATCCCGTCCAGTTCATCGGCTACATCTGGTGGATTTTCTTCTGGACGCCGGAAGTGCGGCGATTCTCCGATTTCGTGCAGGGTGGATTCACAGAAGTCAGTTTGATCATGACCGCGCCACTCCTGGTATCTGCGCCGCTGGCATTTACCATGTTGCGACGTATACGCTATCTGGGGACCCGCCCTGGTTTGCCGATGCTGTTGATTCTGGTGGCATTGGCATATGGATACATCGTTGGAATTTTAAATGTAGGTTTTGCTGCCGCGACTTTTGGCTTATCAAGCTGGGTAACCCCCGTGATGGTGGGATTCTACCTCGCCGTTTCATGGCGACAGTATCCTGAATATCGACGGTGTGTGATGCGTACGTTCACAATAGGTATTGCAGCCTGTGCCGGTTACGCCATCATCCAGTACGTATTCATGCCACCTTGGGATGCTTTATGGTTGATTGGGTCAGGCATGACCTCGTCCATGGGACAGCCCCTACCTTTCGCGGTTCGGGCATTTGGGCCGTTGAATTCGGTGGGGCCGTTTGCCACGATCATTCTGGCGGGGGTTCTAAGCGCCACCGTTGCCGAAGGTAACCGCGGGCGCGTGTTCACAGCGCTCCTGGGCATTGTCGCGCTCGGGCTGTCGTTCGTCCGCTCCGCCTGGGGAGCGCTCATTGTCGCCATGCTGTACCAAATGCTGTTCTTCGACAACAAAACCCGTATTCGCGTCGTAATAGGCGCCTTGATAGTAGTCGCTGCTACGATCCCGGTTTTTATGTCAAGTAATATCTCCGAAAATTTCCAAAAGCGTGTTGACACGCTTACTGACTTGCAGAACGATACAAGTTTTTCCGAGCGATCGAGCTTTTATCAAACGTTCTTGGATACGGCATTAACCAACGTGGCAGGGGCCGGTCTCGGGGCGACAGGCACTGGAGGTAAATTGTCGGACGATGCCAACGCCCAGGATCATGTGAACTTCGATAGTGGGTTAATGGAAATCCCGTTCGTTTTGGGATGGCCTGGCACGCTTCTTTATGTCTTTGGCATAAGCTGGCTGATGATAAGAGGTGCCATGTCTGCGATACGACAGAGGTCGGATAGATTTGTGATTGCCTGGTTCAGCATAGCGATTGCAATCATCTCTGAACTTATATTTTTTAATCAACTGATTTCTTCTCCCGGGCAGCTCGCACTGATGGGTATGGTTTTGCCGATTATGGCGCTTCGATACACGAAATACCAGAATTCAATTCTGGAAAAGAACCGGATCGACAACAGTCAGGTGCTTCCATGA
- a CDS encoding undecaprenyl-phosphate glucose phosphotransferase, translating to MLGLTARLIDILAIALGGVATHLIWTTFGVQHGMIWSHTDIFLLIFACAGVLLLFPTFGIYQSWRGKPIGELMGRVVFAWLLLLVLGVAVVFGLEGTQDVSRGWVGAWWLLSAIWLVLSKSFFYGVLRRIRRSGRNQRAVVIVGSGGYCRALLSRIRTAPQAGFRAVCVLEEDAVRDGVGGLPPPTQISGVPVLSNFADLVRMVRQRRVHEIWLALPLSEERNIMRYMREFRNDFVNIRFIPDVRSLSLFNHTIVDLLGLPAINLTAAESPDIQVLPKLVFDRAFALLVILMLLPLFLSIAAAVKFSSSGPVFFKQRRKGIDGREFEIYKFRSMKVHAEASGVITQARKADPRITAVGAFLRRTSLDELPQFINVLRGEMSVVGPRPHAIAHDDLYKDQVEGYMYRYRIKPGITGWAQVNGFRGETDRVEKMEARVKFDLYYIQHWSFWFDMRIVVLTVFKGFIGRNAY from the coding sequence ATGCTCGGACTGACTGCGCGCCTGATTGACATCCTCGCCATTGCCCTCGGCGGCGTGGCAACGCACCTGATCTGGACCACCTTCGGCGTGCAGCACGGAATGATCTGGTCGCATACGGATATTTTCCTGTTGATCTTCGCCTGCGCCGGCGTATTGCTGCTGTTCCCCACCTTCGGTATCTACCAGTCGTGGCGCGGCAAGCCCATCGGAGAACTGATGGGCCGGGTCGTGTTCGCCTGGCTGTTGCTGCTCGTGCTCGGCGTGGCCGTTGTTTTCGGTCTGGAGGGCACGCAGGACGTTTCGCGCGGATGGGTGGGCGCATGGTGGCTGTTGTCGGCGATCTGGCTGGTATTGTCGAAATCGTTTTTTTACGGAGTGTTACGCCGTATTCGTCGTAGCGGCCGCAATCAGCGAGCCGTCGTGATCGTCGGCTCGGGGGGATATTGCCGTGCGCTTTTGTCGCGGATCCGCACGGCGCCCCAGGCGGGCTTTCGTGCGGTGTGCGTACTGGAGGAAGACGCGGTGCGCGACGGCGTGGGCGGCCTGCCGCCGCCAACCCAGATTTCCGGCGTGCCGGTACTTTCCAATTTCGCGGATCTGGTAAGAATGGTGCGGCAGCGACGCGTGCACGAGATATGGCTGGCGTTGCCCCTGTCGGAGGAACGCAATATCATGCGGTACATGCGTGAATTCCGGAACGACTTCGTCAACATCCGTTTCATTCCCGATGTGCGCAGCCTGAGTTTGTTCAACCACACCATCGTCGATCTGCTGGGTTTGCCGGCCATCAACCTGACGGCGGCCGAGTCGCCGGACATCCAGGTGTTGCCGAAATTGGTCTTCGACCGGGCGTTCGCACTGCTGGTGATCCTGATGCTTTTGCCCCTTTTCCTGTCGATCGCCGCGGCAGTGAAATTCTCTTCGTCGGGGCCGGTGTTCTTCAAGCAGCGCCGCAAAGGTATTGACGGTCGCGAATTCGAGATATATAAGTTTCGTTCCATGAAGGTGCATGCCGAGGCAAGCGGTGTCATCACGCAGGCACGCAAGGCAGACCCTCGGATCACCGCCGTCGGCGCCTTTTTGCGCCGCACGAGTCTGGACGAATTGCCGCAGTTCATCAACGTGCTGCGGGGCGAAATGTCAGTTGTCGGACCCCGTCCGCACGCCATTGCGCACGATGATCTATATAAAGATCAAGTTGAGGGGTATATGTACCGTTATAGGATCAAGCCCGGCATCACGGGGTGGGCTCAGGTAAACGGTTTCCGGGGCGAGACGGATCGGGTCGAGAAGATGGAGGCACGCGTCAAATTCGATCTGTACTATATCCAGCACTGGAGTTTCTGGTTCGACATGCGGATCGTCGTCTTGACGGTCTTCAAGGGTTTTATCGGACGCAACGCCTACTGA
- a CDS encoding low molecular weight protein-tyrosine-phosphatase — MFKNVLIVCHANICRSPMAEALLVAQPAVKEAGIFVHSAGLAGADGNKADKVVSDMLARRGIDLSAHRSRRLTIDMIRAAQLVLVMEQHQIRGVETMDSSSKGKVHLLGKWDDVEIADPYRQSESVYQGSAELVERSVANWIKKIC; from the coding sequence ATGTTTAAAAATGTATTGATCGTCTGTCACGCCAACATCTGCCGCAGCCCCATGGCCGAGGCATTGCTGGTGGCGCAACCGGCGGTCAAGGAAGCGGGCATCTTCGTGCATTCGGCCGGATTGGCCGGGGCCGATGGCAACAAGGCGGACAAGGTAGTAAGCGACATGCTGGCACGACGCGGCATCGACCTGAGTGCCCATCGTTCGCGGCGGCTCACGATCGACATGATTCGTGCGGCCCAACTGGTTCTGGTGATGGAACAGCACCAGATCAGAGGCGTGGAGACGATGGATTCATCGTCAAAGGGAAAGGTTCATCTCCTCGGGAAATGGGACGACGTGGAAATCGCCGACCCCTACCGGCAAAGTGAATCGGTTTATCAGGGCAGTGCGGAACTCGTCGAGCGTTCGGTCGCAAACTGGATTAAAAAAATATGTTAA
- a CDS encoding polysaccharide biosynthesis/export family protein codes for MQQSNVVTTDDNTYLVTRITPETILRQNLAAQQKLRARDANLNVPVGDPAAFRYHVQAQDILGITVWDHPELSGTGGSTLDSTLGSPSGGSSMSLPYSQTSGGGSGASQNDPIGYTVSPEGTVFFPYAGLVHVAGASMDEIRLRLTRALSKYIVKPQVTVRVLAYRSQQVQLTGEVKTPGALSITDRPMTVSDAIARAGGATATGDLQRVRLTRKGKLSVIDTYALLDHGDAAQDVLLQGGDIVNVPDQIDSRVFVLGEVLKPTTLYMNKGRLTLADALTGASGIDNLAANVREVFVFRGAKDNPTEPQIFQLDMTQPSSMVLASQFQMDKLDVIYVGTSKGVRFNRALNLITPTLSNLFYARELTR; via the coding sequence ATGCAGCAGAGCAATGTCGTCACCACCGATGACAACACGTATCTGGTGACGCGCATCACCCCTGAGACCATCCTCCGGCAGAACCTGGCGGCGCAGCAGAAATTGCGTGCCCGGGATGCGAATCTGAACGTGCCGGTCGGCGATCCTGCGGCGTTCCGCTATCACGTGCAGGCCCAGGACATTCTCGGCATCACCGTGTGGGACCATCCGGAGCTGTCGGGTACGGGTGGCTCGACGCTGGATTCGACGCTGGGCAGCCCGTCGGGCGGTTCGTCGATGTCCCTGCCGTATTCGCAGACCAGTGGTGGCGGTTCAGGCGCGAGTCAGAACGATCCGATCGGCTATACGGTGAGTCCGGAAGGAACCGTGTTCTTTCCGTATGCCGGACTCGTCCACGTCGCGGGTGCTTCGATGGACGAGATCCGTCTGCGGCTGACCCGGGCCTTGAGCAAGTACATCGTGAAGCCGCAGGTTACCGTGCGCGTGCTGGCGTACCGCAGCCAGCAGGTGCAGTTGACGGGCGAGGTGAAGACCCCTGGCGCCCTGTCGATCACCGACCGGCCGATGACGGTGTCGGACGCGATCGCGCGTGCGGGCGGCGCGACGGCAACGGGCGATCTGCAGCGGGTGCGCCTGACGCGCAAGGGCAAGTTGTCCGTGATCGACACCTACGCGCTGCTGGACCACGGCGATGCCGCCCAGGATGTGTTGCTGCAGGGCGGCGACATCGTCAACGTGCCGGACCAGATCGACAGCCGCGTGTTCGTGCTGGGTGAAGTTCTCAAGCCCACCACGCTGTACATGAACAAGGGCCGCCTGACGCTCGCGGATGCGCTCACCGGTGCGAGCGGGATCGACAATCTGGCAGCCAATGTCCGGGAAGTCTTCGTGTTCCGGGGGGCGAAGGACAACCCGACGGAGCCGCAGATTTTCCAGCTGGACATGACGCAACCGAGTTCCATGGTGTTGGCTTCGCAGTTCCAGATGGACAAGCTGGATGTGATTTATGTGGGTACGTCGAAGGGAGTGCGTTTCAACCGTGCGCTTAACTTGATCACGCCTACTCTGTCGAACCTGTTCTACGCACGCGAGCTCACCCGGTAA
- a CDS encoding UDP-glucose dehydrogenase family protein, whose amino-acid sequence MKITIIGTGYVGLVTGACLAEIGNDVFCLDVDPRKIKILNDGGVPIHEPGLKEIIARNREAGRLQFSTDVAASVAHGDIQFIAVGTPPDEDGSADLQYVLAAAKNIGAHMQGFKVIVDKSTVPVGTAAHVADVVNAALAERKLDHGFSVVSNPEFLKEGAAVDDFMRPDRIVLGCDEDEAGERAQALMRRLYAPFNRNHERTRYMDVRSAEFTKYAANAMLATRISFMNEMANLADRVGADIEAVRRGIGSDPRIGYSFLYAGTGYGGSCFPKDVQALIRTAADNGHDLKILNAVEAVNDAQKSVLVDKITKFYGENLRGKVFAVWGLAFKPNTDDMRAAPSRPLIAALLKRGATIRAYDPVSQEEARRVFAMDLKGEEDALGRLQFVDTQYEASADAHALIVVTEWKEFKSPDFGKLYRQLTSSAIFDGRNLYEPEALAAAGFHYEAIGRPFVTPSRPG is encoded by the coding sequence ATGAAAATCACCATTATTGGCACCGGTTACGTAGGTCTCGTGACGGGCGCATGCCTCGCGGAAATCGGCAACGACGTTTTCTGTCTGGATGTGGACCCACGCAAGATCAAGATCCTCAATGATGGTGGCGTGCCGATCCATGAACCCGGCCTGAAGGAAATCATCGCGCGCAATCGCGAAGCGGGCCGGCTGCAATTCTCGACCGACGTGGCGGCCAGCGTGGCCCATGGCGACATCCAGTTCATCGCGGTGGGGACGCCGCCAGACGAGGACGGCTCGGCGGATCTGCAGTACGTGCTGGCGGCGGCGAAGAACATCGGCGCGCATATGCAGGGCTTCAAGGTCATCGTGGACAAATCCACGGTGCCGGTGGGCACCGCCGCGCATGTTGCGGATGTTGTCAATGCCGCACTGGCCGAGCGAAAACTGGACCATGGGTTTTCCGTCGTTTCCAATCCTGAATTTCTGAAGGAAGGCGCGGCCGTCGACGATTTCATGCGGCCGGACCGCATCGTCCTGGGCTGCGACGAAGATGAAGCGGGCGAACGCGCGCAGGCGCTGATGCGCCGCCTGTACGCGCCGTTCAACCGCAACCACGAACGCACCCGCTACATGGACGTGCGCTCGGCGGAATTCACGAAGTACGCGGCGAACGCGATGCTGGCGACGCGAATTTCTTTCATGAATGAGATGGCAAATCTCGCCGACCGTGTGGGCGCAGACATAGAAGCGGTGCGTCGTGGTATAGGATCTGACCCTAGGATCGGTTATAGCTTCCTGTACGCCGGAACCGGGTATGGCGGTTCCTGCTTTCCGAAAGACGTACAGGCGCTGATCAGGACCGCGGCCGACAACGGCCATGACCTGAAGATCCTGAACGCGGTGGAAGCGGTCAACGATGCACAGAAAAGCGTGCTGGTCGACAAGATCACGAAGTTTTACGGCGAGAATCTGCGCGGCAAGGTGTTTGCAGTCTGGGGGTTGGCGTTCAAGCCGAACACGGACGACATGCGTGCTGCGCCCAGCCGGCCGCTGATCGCCGCGCTGTTGAAGCGGGGCGCGACCATCCGGGCGTACGACCCCGTGTCGCAGGAAGAAGCCAGACGGGTTTTTGCGATGGATCTGAAGGGCGAGGAAGACGCACTGGGCCGCCTGCAGTTCGTCGACACGCAATACGAAGCCAGCGCCGACGCGCATGCGTTGATCGTGGTCACCGAATGGAAGGAATTCAAAAGTCCCGATTTCGGCAAGCTGTACAGGCAACTCACGTCGTCCGCGATTTTCGATGGACGTAATTTGTATGAGCCGGAAGCGTTGGCGGCGGCGGGCTTTCACTACGAGGCCATCGGTCGGCCGTTCGTGACGCCCAGCCGGCCTGGATAA